In Afipia sp. GAS231, a single window of DNA contains:
- a CDS encoding ChbG/HpnK family deacetylase, with protein MNDAASPRRIWLCADDYGLAEGVNRAIRDLIDRGRLNATSVMVVGAAIGRDEVKALREVAAKSPRCAIGLHATLTAPFRPLTMHFRPTDGGMFLPFPKLLRAGLLRRLDVEMIYGELMVQLAAFRDLFGRAPDFVDGHQHAQLFPQARDGFLRAVKEAAPGAWVRQGGRIQPLAQRLAAPKALVLDVLSAQFRKRAARAGLPFNPAFAGAYDFSTAPDFGALMRQFLDGLPEGGLVMCHPGFVDETLLSLDPLTTQREAEHAYLAGEHFPPLLTANNITLA; from the coding sequence ATGAACGACGCCGCGTCGCCGCGCCGGATCTGGCTGTGCGCCGACGATTACGGCCTCGCCGAGGGCGTCAACCGCGCCATCCGCGACCTGATCGACCGCGGCCGTCTCAATGCGACCTCGGTGATGGTGGTTGGCGCCGCCATCGGCCGCGACGAGGTCAAGGCCCTGCGGGAGGTCGCCGCCAAAAGCCCGCGCTGCGCCATCGGCCTGCACGCGACGCTGACCGCGCCGTTCCGCCCGCTGACGATGCATTTCCGCCCGACCGATGGCGGGATGTTCTTGCCGTTTCCGAAACTGTTGCGCGCGGGCCTGTTGCGGCGGCTCGATGTCGAGATGATTTACGGCGAGCTGATGGTGCAGCTCGCCGCCTTCCGGGATCTGTTCGGCCGCGCGCCTGACTTCGTCGACGGCCATCAGCATGCACAACTGTTTCCGCAGGCGCGCGACGGGTTTCTGCGCGCGGTCAAGGAAGCGGCCCCCGGCGCCTGGGTGCGCCAGGGCGGACGGATTCAACCGCTGGCGCAACGGCTGGCGGCGCCGAAGGCGCTGGTGCTCGACGTGCTGAGCGCGCAATTCCGCAAACGGGCCGCGCGCGCCGGGCTGCCGTTCAACCCGGCCTTTGCCGGCGCCTATGATTTTTCGACGGCGCCTGACTTCGGCGCTCTGATGCGGCAGTTCCTTGACGGGCTGCCGGAAGGCGGCCTCGTGATGTGTCATCCGGGATTCGTCGACGAGACGCTTCTAAGCCTCGATCCGCTGACCACCCAGCGCGAGGCCGAACACGCGTATCTCGCCGGCGAGCATTTCCCGCCGCTGCTGACGGCGAACAATATAACA
- a CDS encoding glycosyltransferase family 2 protein, giving the protein MMLGTDVSGLSTTAANAAAQGLSIVVPVYNEAAGLAALHERLIGLAKTLHARYRLGCEVVYVDDGSADATLSIARGLKAEALDVQVVSLSRNFGKEAALMAGLDHVRRGAVLFMDGDGQHSPDLVEKLVGHWIDDGYDVVYTAKAHRDNESFLRRQAVRGFYALINWGARQKIPEDAGDFRLLSPRAAAALKQLPERNRFFKGLATWIGFRQIRVDYEPAPRAHGVTTFSPGRLIGLSIEGLTSFSVAPLRFASLAGVVLAGGAFLFGLSILWEVWTTGKQVPGYPSLVIGLMTIGGVQLIMIGIVGEYIGKILSELKARPIYFVAEHSEKRADGETATSTAERTAAE; this is encoded by the coding sequence ATGATGCTGGGTACCGATGTTTCCGGACTGTCCACCACCGCGGCCAATGCTGCGGCGCAGGGACTGTCGATCGTCGTGCCCGTCTACAACGAGGCCGCCGGCCTTGCTGCGCTGCACGAGCGGCTGATCGGTCTGGCCAAGACGCTGCACGCGCGCTACCGGCTCGGCTGCGAAGTCGTCTATGTCGACGACGGCAGCGCCGATGCGACGCTGTCGATCGCGCGCGGACTCAAGGCCGAGGCGCTCGACGTCCAGGTGGTGTCGCTGTCGCGCAATTTTGGCAAGGAAGCCGCCTTGATGGCCGGACTGGACCATGTCCGCCGCGGCGCGGTGCTGTTCATGGACGGCGACGGCCAGCATTCGCCGGATCTGGTCGAGAAACTCGTCGGTCACTGGATCGATGACGGCTACGACGTGGTCTATACCGCGAAGGCGCATCGCGACAATGAATCGTTCCTGCGCCGGCAAGCCGTGCGCGGCTTCTACGCGCTGATCAACTGGGGCGCACGGCAGAAGATCCCCGAGGACGCCGGCGACTTCCGTCTGCTGTCGCCGCGCGCCGCAGCGGCGCTGAAGCAACTTCCCGAGCGCAACCGTTTCTTCAAGGGTCTCGCCACCTGGATCGGCTTCCGCCAGATCCGCGTCGACTACGAACCGGCGCCGCGCGCCCATGGCGTCACCACTTTCAGCCCGGGCCGGCTGATCGGCCTGTCGATCGAAGGCTTGACCTCGTTCTCGGTGGCCCCGTTGCGCTTCGCCAGCCTCGCCGGCGTGGTGCTCGCCGGCGGCGCATTCCTGTTCGGGCTTTCCATTCTGTGGGAGGTCTGGACCACCGGCAAGCAAGTGCCCGGCTATCCCTCGCTGGTGATCGGCCTGATGACGATCGGCGGCGTGCAGCTCATCATGATCGGCATCGTCGGCGAATATATCGGCAAGATCCTGTCGGAACTGAAAGCGCGGCCGATCTACTTCGTCGCCGAACATTCCGAGAAGCGCGCCGACGGCGAGACGGCCACCAGTACGGCTGAGCGGACCGCCGCCGAATGA
- the hisG gene encoding ATP phosphoribosyltransferase, with translation MTAPFVLAVPSKGRLQENAEAFFARAGLTLAKPGGARDYRGTIPGLANVEIAYLSASEIASQLARGMVHLGVTGEDLLRESIADADKRVLLIDSLGFGSANVVVAVPQAWIDVRTMADLDDVTTGFRAQHNRRMRVATKYINLTRNFFAAHGVVDYRIIESAGATEGAPAVGTAEMIVDITTTGATLSANGLKVLDDGVILRSQANLVASKDADWSDAARETARVILDHIAARARASKYREVRTRFAGCNDTLLAEAHNRFGVVAPFGGPTSSGMLTLHCPPMQIYALGSFLREHGADTVSVASLDYVLDRENPLFARLEAFLRR, from the coding sequence ATGACCGCGCCGTTCGTTCTCGCGGTCCCTTCGAAAGGCCGCCTGCAGGAAAACGCCGAAGCCTTTTTCGCCCGCGCCGGATTGACGCTGGCCAAGCCCGGCGGCGCGCGCGACTATCGCGGCACGATACCAGGCCTCGCCAATGTCGAGATCGCGTATCTCTCGGCCAGCGAGATCGCCTCGCAACTGGCGCGCGGCATGGTGCACCTCGGCGTCACCGGCGAAGACCTGTTGCGCGAGAGCATTGCCGACGCCGACAAGCGCGTGCTGCTGATCGACAGCCTCGGTTTCGGCAGCGCCAACGTCGTGGTCGCGGTACCGCAGGCCTGGATCGACGTCCGCACCATGGCCGATCTTGACGACGTCACCACGGGCTTTCGCGCCCAGCATAACCGGCGGATGCGGGTCGCGACCAAGTACATCAACCTGACGCGCAACTTCTTCGCCGCCCACGGCGTGGTCGACTACCGCATCATCGAGAGTGCCGGCGCCACCGAAGGCGCACCCGCCGTCGGCACCGCAGAAATGATCGTCGATATCACCACGACAGGCGCGACGCTTTCCGCCAACGGGCTCAAGGTACTCGACGACGGCGTGATCCTGCGCAGCCAGGCCAATCTCGTCGCCTCCAAAGACGCCGACTGGTCGGACGCGGCCCGCGAGACTGCGCGGGTGATCCTGGATCACATCGCCGCCCGCGCCCGCGCCAGCAAGTATCGCGAAGTGCGTACCCGTTTTGCCGGCTGCAACGATACGCTGCTGGCGGAAGCCCATAACCGCTTCGGCGTGGTGGCCCCGTTCGGCGGTCCGACCTCGTCGGGCATGCTGACATTGCACTGCCCGCCGATGCAGATTTACGCGCTCGGCAGTTTCCTGCGCGAGCACGGCGCCGACACGGTGTCGGTGGCCTCGCTCGATTACGTGCTCGACCGCGAAAACCCGCTGTTCGCCCGGCTCGAGGCGTTCCTGCGGCGATAG
- a CDS encoding ATP phosphoribosyltransferase regulatory subunit: MTVTAAARGVAGSAAWADALLLSFAQAGYVQAEPAILQPAEPFLDLSGEDIRKSLYLTTDASGEELCLRPDLTIPVARDYLASGRAGQPIGFSYLGPVFRYRGGQPSEFLQAGIESFGRQDRAAADAEMLGLALAATAAFGLKDVEIRTGDVALFIALIDALNLYPVWRRRLIKDFNRKLSLTDDIERLTLAAAPGRNEYEGVLAALAGSDRKAALALVTDLMSIAGTTNVGGRSVSEIADRFLEQSTLKGGALPRDALGIIKRFLAISGDPDEAVAQLRALAADAKLDLTAAIDQLESRVGFMAARGIDTSMTRFSTSFGRGLDYYTGFEFELHAKGSGVEPLVAGGRYDGLMTQLGAATPIPAVGFSVWIEALTQLGKPGAPAPAQGSAA; the protein is encoded by the coding sequence ATGACCGTAACCGCCGCTGCCCGAGGGGTTGCCGGGTCCGCCGCCTGGGCGGACGCGCTGCTGTTGTCGTTTGCGCAAGCCGGCTACGTCCAGGCCGAGCCCGCGATCCTGCAGCCGGCCGAGCCGTTCCTCGACCTTTCCGGCGAAGACATCCGCAAGAGCCTTTACCTGACCACCGATGCCAGCGGCGAGGAACTCTGCCTGCGGCCCGACCTCACCATTCCGGTCGCGCGCGACTATCTCGCCTCCGGCCGCGCCGGCCAGCCCATCGGCTTCAGTTATCTCGGCCCGGTGTTCCGTTATCGCGGCGGCCAGCCGAGCGAGTTCCTGCAGGCCGGCATCGAATCCTTCGGACGGCAGGACCGCGCCGCGGCGGATGCCGAAATGCTGGGGCTGGCGCTGGCAGCCACCGCCGCGTTCGGATTGAAGGATGTCGAAATCCGCACCGGCGACGTCGCTTTGTTCATCGCGCTGATCGACGCGCTCAACCTCTATCCCGTCTGGCGACGGCGGCTGATCAAGGATTTCAACCGCAAGCTCAGCCTGACCGACGACATCGAGCGGCTGACGCTCGCGGCCGCACCGGGCCGCAACGAATATGAGGGCGTGCTGGCAGCACTGGCCGGTTCCGACCGCAAGGCGGCGCTGGCGCTGGTGACCGACCTGATGTCGATCGCCGGCACCACCAATGTCGGCGGCCGCTCGGTTTCCGAAATCGCCGACCGCTTCCTCGAACAGTCGACCTTGAAGGGCGGCGCGCTGCCGCGCGATGCGCTCGGCATCATCAAGCGCTTCCTTGCGATCTCAGGCGATCCGGACGAAGCGGTGGCGCAACTGCGCGCGCTGGCCGCCGACGCCAAACTCGATCTGACGGCGGCGATCGACCAGCTCGAAAGCCGGGTCGGCTTCATGGCCGCGCGCGGCATCGACACCTCGATGACCCGCTTCTCGACCTCGTTCGGTCGCGGCCTCGACTACTACACCGGTTTTGAATTCGAACTGCACGCCAAAGGCAGCGGCGTCGAGCCGCTGGTGGCCGGCGGGCGCTATGACGGGCTGATGACCCAGCTTGGTGCTGCGACGCCGATCCCCGCGGTCGGATTTTCGGTGTGGATCGAGGCGCTGACGCAGCTCGGCAAACCCGGTGCGCCAGCACCAGCTCAAGGGAGCGCCGCATGA
- a CDS encoding 16S rRNA (uracil(1498)-N(3))-methyltransferase has protein sequence MPEFDFSAPRLFVDAPLKAGQTVALERNQSNYLGNVLRLAAGDTILVFNGRDGEWQAQIAGRKRPDALIIVTPTRPQDRLPDIAYVFAPLKHARLDYMVQKAVEMGASRLQPVLTRHTQVSRVNSERMRANVIEAAEQCGILSLAEVAEPVALDRYLGQRQPSRLLVFCDEAAEAANPVQALQQAAAADGIDIPDGIDILIGPEGGFAEEERAVLLRQPKILRLSLGPRILRADTAGVAALALVQTALGDWAGKAVR, from the coding sequence ATGCCTGAATTCGATTTTAGCGCCCCGCGCCTGTTTGTCGATGCTCCCCTCAAGGCGGGGCAGACGGTGGCGCTGGAGCGCAACCAAAGCAACTATCTCGGCAATGTGCTGCGGCTGGCCGCCGGCGATACGATCCTGGTCTTCAACGGTCGCGACGGCGAATGGCAGGCGCAGATCGCCGGCCGCAAGCGGCCCGACGCGCTCATCATCGTGACGCCGACGCGGCCGCAGGATCGCCTGCCCGACATCGCCTACGTGTTCGCGCCGCTCAAGCACGCAAGGCTCGACTACATGGTGCAGAAGGCGGTCGAAATGGGCGCGTCGCGCCTGCAGCCGGTGCTGACCCGCCACACCCAGGTCTCGCGGGTCAACAGCGAGCGGATGCGCGCCAATGTGATCGAGGCGGCCGAGCAATGCGGCATCCTGAGCCTCGCCGAGGTGGCCGAGCCGGTGGCGCTCGACCGCTATCTCGGCCAGCGCCAACCTTCACGCCTGCTGGTGTTCTGCGACGAGGCGGCTGAGGCCGCCAATCCGGTGCAGGCGCTGCAACAGGCAGCCGCCGCCGACGGCATCGACATTCCGGATGGCATCGACATCCTGATCGGGCCCGAGGGCGGATTTGCCGAGGAAGAGCGCGCGGTGCTGCTGCGTCAGCCCAAGATCCTGCGGCTCTCGCTGGGACCCCGAATCCTGCGCGCCGATACGGCGGGTGTCGCAGCGCTGGCGCTGGTGCAGACCGCGCTGGGCGATTGGGCAGGCAAAGCCGTTAGGTGA
- the ubiA gene encoding 4-hydroxybenzoate octaprenyltransferase, translating to MSDATARVADATGNWVDTRAPSWSRPYLRLARFDRPIGSWLLLMPCWWSAALAAGVARDVRPLAFVVVLFFIGAFVMRGAGCTWNDITDRDLDARVERTRSRPIPAGQVSVSQALVFLVLQALIGLAVLLQFNRFAIMTGIASLVIVAVYPFMKRITWWPQVVLGLAFSWGALMGFAVMLGRIDLTALTLYAGSIAWVIGYDTIYAHQDAEDDALIGIKSTARLFGARTHRALVVFYALAVVLIGVALGLAGARWPAWLGLVAFAAHLAWQIRRLDISDPALCLRVFKSNRDAGLLLFAGLLVDAVMRA from the coding sequence ATGAGCGACGCCACCGCCCGCGTTGCCGATGCGACCGGCAACTGGGTCGATACGCGCGCGCCGTCCTGGTCGCGGCCTTATCTGCGGCTCGCCCGTTTCGACCGTCCGATCGGATCCTGGCTGTTGTTGATGCCGTGCTGGTGGTCGGCGGCGCTGGCCGCCGGCGTCGCGCGCGATGTCAGACCGTTGGCGTTCGTGGTCGTGCTGTTCTTCATCGGCGCCTTCGTGATGCGCGGGGCCGGGTGCACCTGGAACGACATCACCGATCGCGACCTCGACGCCAGGGTCGAGCGGACGCGGTCGCGGCCGATACCGGCAGGCCAGGTGAGCGTGTCGCAGGCCCTTGTCTTTCTGGTGCTGCAGGCCCTGATCGGGCTCGCCGTGCTGCTGCAGTTCAACCGCTTTGCGATCATGACCGGCATCGCGTCGCTGGTGATCGTCGCGGTCTATCCGTTCATGAAGCGCATCACCTGGTGGCCGCAGGTCGTGCTCGGCCTGGCGTTCTCCTGGGGCGCGCTGATGGGCTTTGCGGTCATGCTCGGGCGGATCGATCTCACCGCACTCACGCTCTACGCCGGCTCGATCGCCTGGGTGATCGGCTACGACACCATCTATGCGCATCAGGATGCCGAGGACGACGCGCTGATCGGCATCAAGTCCACCGCGCGCCTGTTCGGCGCCCGCACCCACCGTGCGCTGGTCGTGTTCTACGCACTCGCGGTGGTGCTGATCGGTGTGGCGCTGGGGCTGGCCGGCGCGCGATGGCCGGCATGGCTCGGGTTAGTCGCGTTCGCGGCCCATCTGGCCTGGCAGATTCGAAGGCTCGATATCAGCGATCCCGCGCTGTGCCTGCGCGTTTTCAAATCCAACCGCGATGCCGGGCTGTTGCTGTTCGCAGGCTTGCTGGTGGATGCGGTGATGCGGGCGTGA
- a CDS encoding MBL fold metallo-hydrolase — MAGSNHESAPLQWSVFITKRPGLNRELPSGYESLAWVPNSSTLIYGERDAVLVDTFLTAEASQALADWVAASGKNLTTIYATHGHGDHFFGIGLLRQRFPHARAVARPDIVEVMRHELDPPYFNSFWNSRFPGQLPQQLAVAEALEGNIIELEGHQLVLIDTGYTDTALSTSLHVPSIDLVVAGDAAYNGVHPYMAEGNPQTWLKWIAALDKLESLKPRTVIAGHKRPENDDHPRIIEETRSYFRDFMRLNEETTTVRELFDRMMELHGDRANPGSLWGGATAAKAQHNS, encoded by the coding sequence ATGGCCGGCTCGAATCATGAAAGCGCTCCCTTGCAGTGGTCGGTGTTCATCACCAAGCGGCCTGGCCTCAACCGCGAGCTGCCGTCAGGCTACGAGTCCCTAGCCTGGGTACCTAATTCGTCCACACTGATCTATGGCGAGCGGGATGCCGTGCTGGTCGACACTTTCCTTACCGCCGAAGCCTCGCAGGCCCTGGCGGACTGGGTCGCGGCGAGCGGCAAGAACCTGACCACGATTTACGCGACCCACGGCCACGGCGATCATTTTTTTGGCATCGGACTGCTCAGGCAGCGCTTCCCCCATGCACGGGCAGTGGCAAGACCGGACATCGTGGAGGTCATGCGTCACGAGCTCGATCCGCCCTATTTCAACAGCTTCTGGAATTCGCGCTTTCCCGGCCAGCTCCCGCAACAGCTCGCGGTGGCCGAGGCACTCGAAGGGAATATCATCGAACTGGAAGGGCACCAGTTGGTCTTGATCGACACCGGCTATACCGACACGGCCTTGTCCACGAGTCTGCACGTCCCTTCCATCGATCTGGTGGTGGCCGGGGACGCCGCCTACAACGGCGTGCATCCCTATATGGCGGAGGGCAACCCGCAAACCTGGCTCAAATGGATCGCCGCTCTCGACAAGCTCGAATCGCTGAAACCCCGCACCGTGATCGCCGGCCACAAACGGCCCGAGAACGACGACCACCCTCGGATCATCGAGGAAACGCGCAGTTATTTCCGGGACTTCATGCGCCTCAACGAGGAAACCACGACCGTGCGCGAACTCTTCGACCGGATGATGGAGCTTCATGGAGACCGGGCCAATCCCGGTTCACTCTGGGGCGGAGCGACGGCCGCCAAGGCACAGCATAACTCATGA
- a CDS encoding nuclear transport factor 2 family protein encodes METNKQIALRALIGAFIDRDPNVVEHFTADYIQHNPTIPNGPAAIKDLIPKLPKDFSYQPGMAVAEGDLVMVHGRYVGWGPKPMIAVDIFRLEGGKVAEHWDVMQEEVPASASANGNPMFSAPERK; translated from the coding sequence ATGGAAACCAATAAGCAGATAGCCTTACGCGCGTTGATCGGCGCGTTCATCGACAGGGACCCAAATGTCGTGGAACATTTCACGGCCGATTATATTCAGCACAATCCAACAATTCCGAACGGTCCGGCTGCGATAAAGGATCTGATCCCCAAATTGCCCAAGGACTTTTCTTATCAACCAGGTATGGCGGTGGCCGAAGGCGATCTGGTGATGGTTCATGGACGTTATGTTGGATGGGGACCAAAGCCGATGATAGCCGTCGACATATTCAGACTAGAGGGCGGCAAGGTGGCCGAGCATTGGGATGTTATGCAAGAGGAAGTCCCTGCTTCGGCCTCCGCTAATGGCAATCCGATGTTTTCAGCACCGGAGAGAAAATAA
- a CDS encoding IS110 family transposase yields the protein MMAQDDRIVVGIDVAKDKVDACIRSLSLRQVCPNTGQGHRKLVAWLRKYKATRAVMEASGGYERDWAKLLRQAGVEVRIVDPKRVRSFALSAGRLAKNDVIDAEMIAWFAEIFTEAPSQTHDAAREELLALVKARIGLGDLKTRLQSQNEHAAPGLVQKTHARVLKNLVSEIAKLEAAIAAKIKASPHLAERAEIIESVPGLAETTSANLIAGMPELGQVSNKIAGALLGAAPYDDDSGHRRGERHIKGGRRWVRNAIYMPCLGAATQNNPVLKAFYDRLIAKGKKPKVVLVACMRKLIVILNIMIARRQKWDPSRYALN from the coding sequence ATGATGGCACAAGATGATCGCATTGTCGTGGGCATCGATGTGGCAAAGGACAAGGTGGATGCGTGCATTCGCTCGCTGTCATTGCGTCAGGTCTGTCCGAACACGGGACAAGGCCACCGCAAGCTGGTGGCCTGGCTTCGCAAGTACAAGGCAACCAGGGCTGTGATGGAGGCGAGCGGCGGTTACGAGCGTGACTGGGCCAAGCTACTGCGCCAGGCCGGTGTCGAGGTGCGGATCGTCGACCCCAAACGCGTCCGCAGCTTCGCGCTATCGGCCGGCCGGCTGGCAAAGAACGATGTGATCGACGCGGAGATGATCGCCTGGTTCGCCGAGATATTTACCGAGGCGCCGAGCCAGACCCACGATGCCGCACGCGAGGAGTTGCTCGCGCTGGTGAAAGCGCGCATCGGTCTGGGTGATCTCAAGACGCGCTTGCAAAGCCAAAACGAGCATGCTGCACCAGGACTGGTTCAGAAAACGCATGCCCGCGTCTTGAAGAATCTGGTCAGTGAAATTGCCAAGCTCGAGGCGGCAATTGCGGCCAAGATCAAGGCCTCGCCACACCTTGCCGAGCGTGCCGAGATCATCGAGAGCGTGCCGGGCCTCGCCGAAACGACCTCCGCCAACCTCATTGCGGGGATGCCGGAGCTTGGGCAGGTGAGCAACAAGATCGCCGGTGCGTTATTAGGCGCCGCCCCGTACGACGACGATAGCGGCCATCGGCGCGGTGAGCGTCATATCAAGGGTGGCCGCCGCTGGGTCCGCAACGCCATCTACATGCCCTGCCTCGGCGCAGCCACGCAGAACAACCCGGTGCTCAAGGCCTTCTACGACCGCCTGATTGCCAAGGGAAAGAAGCCGAAAGTGGTGCTTGTCGCCTGCATGCGCAAGCTCATCGTCATCCTCAACATCATGATCGCACGACGGCAGAAATGGGATCCCAGCCGTTACGCACTGAACTGA
- a CDS encoding DUF6101 family protein → MRRQTATSGINPAGSSRALRLDPLSLPLSFDAHDTRADGSVRNIELHRERVVLRRAVQGMRMAVNISVRDFLGVGLRGLDDAQALILVHRDPSLSIPLLVSSDADEIASAWQTWSEIFALPQLPEDEVSEPAARRRRHNAIRARRPKFLVRRRAGDLLNPANTHAGEREIIARD, encoded by the coding sequence GTGAGGCGTCAAACAGCAACAAGCGGGATCAATCCCGCCGGGTCGAGCCGTGCATTGCGGCTCGACCCTCTTTCCCTTCCGCTCTCGTTCGATGCGCATGATACCCGCGCAGACGGCAGCGTACGGAACATCGAACTTCACCGCGAACGCGTCGTGCTGCGCCGTGCCGTCCAGGGCATGCGCATGGCGGTCAACATCAGCGTCCGCGATTTTCTCGGCGTCGGTTTGCGGGGCCTCGACGACGCGCAAGCGTTGATCCTGGTGCATCGCGACCCCTCGCTTTCGATTCCGCTTCTCGTCAGCTCCGACGCCGACGAGATCGCATCCGCCTGGCAGACCTGGAGCGAGATCTTCGCGCTTCCTCAATTGCCGGAAGACGAGGTCAGCGAACCCGCCGCCCGGCGCCGCCGCCACAACGCCATCCGCGCCCGCCGCCCGAAGTTCCTGGTCCGCCGCCGCGCCGGCGACCTGCTCAACCCTGCGAATACTCACGCCGGCGAGCGCGAGATCATCGCGCGGGATTAG
- a CDS encoding TldD/PmbA family protein produces MNSSPSTDQPLSRSPANSDLFDQSALSTLAQRLVEAAKRAGADAADAVAVRGVSQGVEVRDGRVEESERSEGDDVGLRVLVGQRQAVVSTNDVSGDGIAKLAERAVAMARVAPDDKFVGLADPSLLAHEFADLDLLDRKVPTTAELERRACEAEAAALAVKGVSKSGGASASSGIGGMVLVTSTGFHGSYLRSSHGISMTAISGEGTGMERDYDFTSAPHASDLASPASVGRKAGERTVARANPRKVETCKVPVVFDPRASGSLVGHLVGAINGASIARKTSFLKDRLGEQLFSKDIRIIDDPLRVRGLRSQTFDAEGVKVKRHALIDEGVLTTWLLDSATARELGMVTTGHAHRGVSSSPSPGSYNLHLEAGRVTPKQLISDIKQGFYVTDLIGSGVNGVTGDYSRGASGFWIENGEITYAVSEVTIAGHLLPMFKSLVAADDLEFRYGVNAPTLRIEGLTLGGR; encoded by the coding sequence GTGAACTCTTCACCATCCACGGATCAGCCGCTTTCCCGATCGCCTGCGAATTCCGACCTGTTCGATCAGTCCGCACTTTCGACACTGGCGCAACGCCTGGTCGAGGCGGCCAAGCGCGCCGGCGCGGATGCCGCGGACGCGGTCGCGGTGCGCGGCGTCTCGCAGGGCGTCGAGGTGCGTGACGGGCGCGTCGAGGAATCCGAGCGTTCGGAAGGCGACGATGTCGGATTGCGCGTGCTGGTCGGGCAGCGCCAGGCGGTGGTCTCGACCAACGACGTCTCCGGCGACGGCATCGCGAAGTTGGCCGAGCGTGCGGTCGCGATGGCGCGGGTCGCGCCTGACGATAAGTTTGTCGGCCTCGCCGACCCGTCGCTGCTGGCGCATGAGTTTGCCGATCTCGATCTGCTCGATCGAAAAGTCCCGACCACAGCCGAACTGGAGCGCCGGGCCTGCGAAGCCGAAGCGGCGGCGCTGGCGGTCAAGGGCGTGTCGAAGTCCGGCGGCGCCTCGGCGTCGAGCGGCATCGGCGGCATGGTGCTGGTGACCTCGACCGGTTTCCACGGCTCATATCTGCGTTCGAGCCACGGCATCTCGATGACCGCGATCTCCGGTGAGGGCACCGGCATGGAGCGCGACTACGATTTCACCTCGGCGCCGCATGCGTCCGATCTCGCCTCGCCGGCCAGCGTCGGCCGCAAGGCCGGCGAGCGTACCGTGGCGCGCGCCAATCCGCGCAAGGTCGAGACCTGCAAGGTGCCGGTGGTGTTCGATCCGCGCGCGTCGGGCTCGCTGGTCGGCCATCTCGTCGGCGCCATCAACGGCGCCTCGATCGCGCGCAAGACCAGCTTCCTGAAGGACCGGCTCGGCGAGCAGCTGTTTTCAAAGGACATCCGCATCATCGATGACCCCTTAAGAGTTCGCGGACTGCGTTCGCAGACCTTCGACGCCGAGGGTGTCAAGGTGAAGCGGCACGCGCTGATCGACGAGGGCGTGCTGACGACATGGCTTTTGGATTCCGCGACCGCGCGCGAGCTCGGCATGGTCACGACCGGGCATGCCCATCGCGGCGTCTCGTCCTCGCCGTCGCCGGGATCGTATAATCTGCACCTCGAGGCCGGCCGCGTGACTCCGAAGCAACTGATCTCGGATATCAAGCAGGGCTTTTACGTCACCGATCTGATCGGTTCCGGCGTCAATGGCGTGACCGGCGATTACAGCCGCGGCGCCTCCGGCTTCTGGATCGAGAACGGCGAGATCACCTATGCCGTCAGCGAGGTGACGATCGCGGGCCACCTGCTGCCGATGTTCAAATCGCTGGTCGCCGCCGACGACCTGGAATTCCGCTACGGCGTCAATGCGCCGACCTTGCGCATCGAGGGCTTGACGCTTGGCGGACGCTGA